Below is a genomic region from Deltaproteobacteria bacterium.
CGAGTCCCAGATTACCACTCGAGTTATCAACGGCAGCCGCAATGTCGCCAACGATATTCTCAAGGAAGCCAGGAGCGGCGGCTATGGCACCATAGTGATGGGGCGCAGAGGCCTGACCGGTGTCAGGGAGCTCTTTATGGGAAGCGTCAGCAGGAAGGTGCTGCAAGATTGCCGAGGCCCATCCGGCCGGCAATGACCGCCGGCCGGATGGCGCCAACTTCTTACGGCGTTACTTCGAATTGCAGAGTCTGCAACAAGGTACCGTTGGCGTCCAGTACCTCGACTTTCCAGGCTCCCAGTTCATGGGGCTGAATAATCTTTGAGCTGTAGGTCCGCCAAGTCGATGATCTTACCTCTAGAACCACCCTCGCTCTTTCTGTGCCGTCAAAATACCACACATGGGTTACCTGGGTGGGTTCCTGTGCACCAGTAATCTTGGTGAAGCAGTATAGCTTCCCGGTGGACACAGGGAAGCTGGTGCCGGAATCAACAGGTTCCAGATTGACCACATCCCTGCAGATGGCTGCCACTGCCACCTCCAACTGGGACGGGCTCTGAGCAGCAACAGTGTCTATCGGCAGCAAACAGATGCTGAAGATCATGATGAGCGTAACTGGAACGACAAATGTCTTCATGGCAATACTCTCCTTGCTCGCGGGTTTACAAGACATTATGGCTTGTGCCTTGATGCAATATGAATGCCAGGCCACCTGGTGTGACCCAGGCAAATCTATCGCCCCAGGAGCCATCTATAAACTCTTTGACTGGCCGCCAGTCATATGCCCACATCCTCGTTTATCAAGACAACCTTGATTCTTCCCCTGGGGAAAGACTTTTCAGTTATGACCCAGCTGTTGCAGATTCGCTCCGGGCTCTTGCATTCCTCGCACCAGGAAGTCTTGACGCAGGGCGTTTTCTTGTCAAGCCTCATTGCATTAGCTGGAGCAGCGTAATTCTTGATCCTGAACATCGCCTCATCCACATCCGAGACGATTTTGTTGCGGCCCACGAGAATAACTACCTGTTTGGGACCAAAGGTGATAGCCCCTACCCGATTGC
It encodes:
- a CDS encoding DUF2914 domain-containing protein; translation: MKTFVVPVTLIMIFSICLLPIDTVAAQSPSQLEVAVAAICRDVVNLEPVDSGTSFPVSTGKLYCFTKITGAQEPTQVTHVWYFDGTERARVVLEVRSSTWRTYSSKIIQPHELGAWKVEVLDANGTLLQTLQFEVTP